Genomic DNA from Cytophagia bacterium CHB2:
GCGCAAGGAGACCAGTTCCTCTTGCATATCAAGCGCGGCAAAGCACGCGCGCTCGGCGTGATCGGGTTGATCCACCGGCGCGCCGAATGCGGCAACGATGGCATCGCCCTCGTATTTGTCGAGATAGCCGCCGTATTTCAGCACGATCTCCGTCATTGCGGAAAGATACTCATTTAAATGCTGAATCAATGCCGCGGGCCCCAACTTTTCCGATATCGTGGTGAAGTTTTTGATATCGGAAAAAAAAGCCGTGGCATATTTATGTTCGCCGCCCAGCTTGAGCATGTTGGGATTGCGCAGAATCTCGCGCATAAGATTATCGGAGAGATAGTTGCCGAACATGCCAAAAATGAGCTTTTTTTCGCGCTCTTCGTTGAGATAACGATAGATCATCGCGAGCAACAGCGCGATCACCATAACCTGCACCGGCGCCACCGCCGGAATCCACGCGAGTCGATTGGTGAAGGCCCAGAAGGTGAACCAGACATAGGCCGCGCCGCATACGAGAGAACATAAGATGCTCAACCACGGGCTTAAGAGAATTGCAATAACACCGATCAACGCGCCCGTGATTGCCAGCGTGAGGTTGCTCGCGACTTCAGATTGGCGGGAGAGAAATTCTTGCTTCAGAATGCTGTAGATGAGGTTGGCGTGAATCTCGACGCCGGGGAAATCGCCTTGAAACGGCACGACCCGCAGATCATACAAGCCCGGCGCCGAAGTGCCGACCAGGACGATTTTATTGCGAAAAAAATCCACGGGCAGGCGCTGTTCGAGTACGTCGACGTAGGGCACGTAACGAAATGTTTGATAGCTTCCGACATAGTTGATCAAGACCCGGCCATCATTGTCAATCGGAATATGCCAGCTTGCGCCGCCATTTGCAGCCTGGCGCAACACCACTTCCTTGCCGGGAACAACGTGAATTTGGCGACGATCGATGCCGGCGGCTTCCATAACAACTGCCAACGGAAGTGAGGGATAAGTCTTGCCGGCAAAATTCATGAACAGCGGCATGCGGCGAATGGCATCATCTTCGTCTGCCAAAAAATTCGCAAATCCAAGCTGCGCGCTGGCATTGTACAACTCAAAAAACTCGCCGTCAAAACGATCTTCATGCGCAAATCTCCGCGCGGCAGAGGGCGGCAAGTCCAGCGCATAGCGCGCTGCGTTGAACGATTGCGGCGGCTCTGTCATAACATAACGAAATGCCTCAGGATTGGCGCGCGCGAACGCCAGCGCATTGACCACGTTGCCGGCGGCATACACACGGTCGGCAAACAAACTATCGGCGCGGCGATTGAGATTCCGGTTCATGAATAGAATATCGAAACAAATCACGGAGGCCCCGCCCGTGTGCAGATAATCCACCAAGCGGGCATGATGCGTGCGCGGCCATTGCGAAAAGTTGCCGAGCTTTTGCATGCTGCGCTCGTCAATATCGACGATCACGATTTCTTCAATGGCGGCTTCACCGCGCTGGGCGCGCAAATGATCAATGCGCCGGCGATAGCGCAGATCCAGCGTCTCTGCTTCGAAGCGGTTGTAGATACCCGGCGCAACAACTTCGCTGAACAGCCAAATCAGCCCGGCAGCCAGCAAACCCAGCGCGGCGCCGAGCAGTGTTTTTCGAGCCAGGGAATATTTCAGTCGCATCGCAGATACTCGCCCGTGAATGTCTTGCGAACGTTGCCGGCGAGCGTTAACCGGCCGGTTGCCAGCTCTTGCTCAACACATAACTCACCCCCGGGAGTCGTCAAGGTGATCGGAAAACTCATGTGATGCCTCAGATGCGCCAGCCATGCCGAGGCCACCGCGCCCGTGCCGCATGCCAGGGTTTCTTCCTCGACACCGCGTTCATATGTGCGCAGTTTAAGATGTGACGGTGAAACCATTTCGACGAAATTCACATTCGCGCCGGCGGGCGCAAATGCGGGGTGATGGCGCAGCGTGCGGCCAAGTGCGGTTACTGGAGCTTTTGAGACATCATTTACAAACACAATATAATGCGGCACGCCGGTATTCACGAACCCGCATTCTTCGAGGTGAAGCCCCTCCGGATATTCCAGAGTTTTGAGCGCGCCCGGCTGTAAACGAAGATCGTGAGGCGACTGCATGCGCAAACGCACACGATCGCTTTCGACGCGGGCGTGGTAGCGGTCGCCGCTAACCTCAAAATACATTTCTGCCGTCGCCATGCCGTGCGTGTACGCATGAAAAGCGCTGGCGCGCGCGCCGTTGCCGCACATTTCCGACTCACGGCCATCACGATTGAAATAGCGCATGGTGAAAGCGCAATCCGCCCGCCGCGGATTCTCAATCAACAAAATGCCGTCCGCGCCGATGCCGGTTTTGCGGCCACACATCTCGTGCAGCAAAGTTGTTTCGTCGCCGTTTAAAATGCGCCGGCGATTGTCGATCAAAATGAAATCATTTCCGGTTGCGGAGTATTTAATGAAGGGAATCGTCGAGGACATGAGAACAAGCCGAGCTTGGGTGTCAACCTCAAGAATAAATGCCTAGGAAGAATTGGCAGGAATATAAACAGGGGGGAAGAGAAAGTCAAAACGTTTGGGCTTGTTTTCTTTGTGGTGGGCTTTATGTTTATCAGTACCCGCAATTTTACCGGTTGACGCAAAATTGAAACGTAAATTTTGTTCGCGCTAGTCTAGTTGCCCTTAAGTCGGCGGTATTTAATCTGTCTGATGCAATTTGACAATCAAGATCGGTAATCCCAGTTTGTTCGGCCGTGGCTGATCATTACCAAACTTGAATGTCAAAATTCATAAGACTGGCTTAGACTGTTCAAGCAGAACAATCTTGAAATGGGAGTTTTCGAGAAAACGCCTACTCAAAATCCAGCAGCGTGTGGGAATACGATTTCAGCTCGGCGCCGCTTGCCGCGATATAACGGCTCCAGAAATCATTGATGATGAAATAGCGTTCGGTTTCCTTGGAGTAAGCGCCGGCAATCCACACCTCGACATCGTCCAGCTTGGGAATGCGGCCCTTGTTCTTCAGCGTTTCGAGCGCGCGATTGACGTAGGCCGCGTTCATGTTATCCGTGCGAAAATCGAATTCATCCGTGCTTTCCTGCATATCGGAAATGATCACCAGCGACTTTTTCAGGCGCTTGCCCCGCATGAGCTGATCACAGATTAAAAACGAGTTGATAATTTCGGCTTTCTGAATGCGCGGCTTGGTTTGCAGCACGCTGTCGACCGTCGTCAAGATCTCCGCGGTAATGCCGCGCGTGTGGCGATCGTATTGCGTACGATTATCCGTCCAGAAATTAAAAGAGGGCAGTGTCGCGTCATAAATCGGGGCAAAGTCGGCGATGGTGAGATCGATGATTTTGCACACGGTCAAGCGGTCGCCGGGATGCAATTTGGCAACGATGCTTTGCAGATATTTTTGATAATTGTCCCGGTCGGGCAGTGTGCTCAACGACATGTCGAGAAAGATCATCACCCAGCGACGCTCGCCGTCTTGCGCTTCCGTGTTGTTACACCCGGTGTGCAACAGCAAGATCGGGAACATGAGCACTGACAACCCCATCCGCCAAAACGATTTGCTCGTCCATTTCCTAATCGCGATAGTCATCCTAAGCAATCCCAAAACCAATGATTGAAGCCGTTATGGATATTAATCAAAAGCGTAGCGCGAACTGCCCGCTTGCGAGGGCAGGCTGCGCAATGGCAATCCCTGACCGTTGGTGGCAAACGTTTCTTCCTCGAAATCGGGAATGAGAATATCGGGCAGCATTTCGAAGGCCTTGGGCCGGCGATCGTCTTCGCGGTGGCGCATGTTGTGCTGGCGATAAACGCTGATCGCTTGATGCGCCGCGTCCCGGATGCGGTAGCTCTGATTGTGGCAGGAGGATTTGAGCGCGTTGCGGCGGCTTTCGATTTTGTGAATCTTGGCCATCGCTTTCAAGTAATCACGTTTGAACTTGAATAATTTGAAATCGCGTTCGTGCGCATACCACGAAGCATATACCGAAATTACGAAGATCAGCAAATTCAGCGAGAGAAAAAACAACCACGCACTAAACGCCATTTCTTCGGTGGAAGAAGAGGTCAAGCGCAGGTAATTGTTCCGCACTTCGGCGAGCGAATACAGCGAGAACAGGATGACGGCCAAACATCCGACCGAGAGAAAAATCAACGGTTTTTCTTTTTCATCTTCGCGCAAAAAGCGGCCCCAAAAGTGGCCGGATACCGGAATGGCAAACGATAAAATCAACGCCATGATGATGGTTTCAAAGCGCGGCGAGCCGAAGATGTCGAAGACTTGCGCGTTCATCGCAAATTCAGCAATGCCGAAGACGAAGATCATGGGAAAATACCACCACGGGGTCACGTCAAAGGTTGAATCACGCTCCAAATCGTTGCGGCGCGCAAAGTAGTTCTCCTCTGCCTGCTTGAGCTTGTGCATCCAGTTTTTGTGCTCGCCGATGAGCTTGGCATCACGGCTCTGCCATTTTTGATAGACTTTGCGAATGTCGCGATCTGCGACCTTGCAGACTTTTTGCTCGTACTCGGAGGCGCACTGCACCTCATGCCATTGGCCGTTGCTGCTGAGGCCTTGTTGCTTGCCTTTATACAAATAATAAGCAATGTTGTCGCCGTTTTGGGCCGGCCGCTCTTTTACGCCATCCAATTTGCCGTTCAAGCGAGCTTGCCAGTTGGCCACCAGCGTCAAGGGTGCCATGTTTTACTCCTTTAATTCTGGGAGGTAGTGCTGCGCGTCTACTCAAATAAATTTTTGATTACCATAAAATACTCACAAATGCGCTCAAGTGAGCAAAGCCGGTGCTGTAATTTCACCGTGACAAAAAAATTTTCACTTCCATTTTTGTAAGTGACTCCTTATATTGATTTTGAGTCAATTTTGTTCAGTGCTGACCCTTCTTCGTTTCCGTACGAAACCGGGTCTGCTAAAATTCACGGTAACTGTTCAGTCGTGAGAAACTACTGCAGAGCGTTGTAACTTTTGCAGGCGAGAAGTCAGCACCAACGATAGAAAAGTGAAAACGCCCAAACGGTGATCTGCCCAGTTGCCACTCAGGAATAGCCATGATTAAATTGAACCATGAGGAGGGTCAATGAAAGTTGGCGTTATACGCGGCGAAGAGAACTCCTTCCCTGAAGCGTTGATAGCCCGGATTAACGAAAAAAGCGCCGAGCGCAATCTTCCCATCACTGCCGAATTTATCAAACTTGAAACCATTCGCATGGCAGAACCTTCGGGATACCATGTCATCATCGACCGCATTTCTCACGAAATCCCTTTCTATCGCGCATATTTGAAGAATGCCATGCTCTCCGGCGCACATGTGATCAACAATCCCTTCTGGTGGAGCGCAGACGACAAGTTCTTCAATTATGCCCTGGCGCACAAAATCGGCGTGCCGGTTCCCAAAACGGTGTTGCTGCCGCATAACGCCCATCCGCCCTACACCT
This window encodes:
- a CDS encoding diaminopimelate epimerase, with the translated sequence MSSTIPFIKYSATGNDFILIDNRRRILNGDETTLLHEMCGRKTGIGADGILLIENPRRADCAFTMRYFNRDGRESEMCGNGARASAFHAYTHGMATAEMYFEVSGDRYHARVESDRVRLRMQSPHDLRLQPGALKTLEYPEGLHLEECGFVNTGVPHYIVFVNDVSKAPVTALGRTLRHHPAFAPAGANVNFVEMVSPSHLKLRTYERGVEEETLACGTGAVASAWLAHLRHHMSFPITLTTPGGELCVEQELATGRLTLAGNVRKTFTGEYLRCD
- a CDS encoding CHASE2 domain-containing protein, giving the protein MRLKYSLARKTLLGAALGLLAAGLIWLFSEVVAPGIYNRFEAETLDLRYRRRIDHLRAQRGEAAIEEIVIVDIDERSMQKLGNFSQWPRTHHARLVDYLHTGGASVICFDILFMNRNLNRRADSLFADRVYAAGNVVNALAFARANPEAFRYVMTEPPQSFNAARYALDLPPSAARRFAHEDRFDGEFFELYNASAQLGFANFLADEDDAIRRMPLFMNFAGKTYPSLPLAVVMEAAGIDRRQIHVVPGKEVVLRQAANGGASWHIPIDNDGRVLINYVGSYQTFRYVPYVDVLEQRLPVDFFRNKIVLVGTSAPGLYDLRVVPFQGDFPGVEIHANLIYSILKQEFLSRQSEVASNLTLAITGALIGVIAILLSPWLSILCSLVCGAAYVWFTFWAFTNRLAWIPAVAPVQVMVIALLLAMIYRYLNEEREKKLIFGMFGNYLSDNLMREILRNPNMLKLGGEHKYATAFFSDIKNFTTISEKLGPAALIQHLNEYLSAMTEIVLKYGGYLDKYEGDAIVAAFGAPVDQPDHAERACFAALDMQEELVSLRKKWERERRPLFEVRIGLNSGAMIAGNIGGKDRFDYTMIGDSVNLASRLEGVNKMYGTNIIISEETHELVKNKVIARELDFIRVKGKTKPVKIYELITRRDQGIGQEAAAIYTHYARGLEFYRQQQWEKAIAEFRRVLSLKKDGPALEMLRRCEVFLQAPRPKSWDGVFELQGK